One region of Alcanivorax sediminis genomic DNA includes:
- the panD gene encoding aspartate 1-decarboxylase yields the protein MQCTMLKAKLHQARVTHAELEYEGSCAIDGDLMDMAGILEYEQIQIYNIDNGERFETYAIRGEAGSKIISVNGAAAHKAQPGHRVIICAYASYSSAELINFKPSLIYLGEGNAVKGTSNAIPVQVA from the coding sequence ATGCAGTGCACCATGCTGAAAGCAAAACTCCATCAGGCTCGTGTCACCCATGCGGAACTCGAGTACGAAGGCTCCTGCGCCATCGATGGTGATCTGATGGACATGGCTGGTATCCTGGAGTACGAACAAATCCAGATTTACAACATCGACAACGGTGAGCGTTTTGAAACTTACGCTATCCGTGGCGAAGCCGGGTCCAAGATCATTTCTGTCAACGGTGCAGCTGCACACAAGGCTCAACCTGGTCACCGTGTGATCATCTGCGCCTATGCCAGCTACTCCAGCGCCGAGCTGATCAACTTCAAGCCCAGCCTTATCTATTTGGGCGAAGGCAATGCTGTCAAAGGCACCAGCAACGCGATTCCGGTTCAGGTCGCCTGA